DNA sequence from the Lynx canadensis isolate LIC74 chromosome B2, mLynCan4.pri.v2, whole genome shotgun sequence genome:
TTACTTTACAAGATAATGGCAGCTAAAAGGATTTAAGTAATTTGGCTGTTTCCCCCCGtgttattgaggaataattgacaagtatatttgtatatgtttcatattttaaatttttaattattttatttttaaatttacatccaagttcactagcatatagtacaacaatgatttcaggagtagataacagtgattcatcccctatgtataacacccagtactcattccaacaagtgtcgtccttaatgcctcttattcatttagcccatcccccccactcacaacccctccagccaccctcaagtttgtcctctgtatttaagagtctcttatgttttgtccccctttctgtttttatattatttttgcttcccttcccatatgttcatcggttttgtatctcaaattcctcatatgagtgaagtcatatgatatttgtcttcctctgactaattttgcttagcataattccctttagttccatccacattgttgcagatggcaagattgcattcttttttattgctgaataatactccattgtatatatataccacatcttttttatccattcatctatcagaggacattttggctctttccatactttggccattgttgatggTGGTGCTAtatacattggggtgcatgtgctcctttgaaacatcacacctgtatcccttggataaatacctaatagtgcaattgctacatcatagggtagttctatttttaattttttgaggaacctccatactgttttccagagcggatGCACTAGtctgcgttcccaccagcagtgcaaaagagatcttctctctccgcatccttgccaatatctgttgttgcctgagttgttaatgttagccattctgacaggtgtgaggtggtatctcagtgtggttttgatttgtatttccctgatgatgagtgatgttgagcattttcttatgtgtctgttagccatctggatgtctttagagaagtgtctattcatgtcttttgcccatttcttcactgcattatttgttcttttgaggggtgttgagtttgataagttctttatatattttggatactaaccgtttatctgatatgtcatttgcaaatatgtcctcccattctgtcggttgccttttacttttgctgattgtttccttcgctgtgaagaagttttttatttttatgaggtcccaatagttcatttttgcttttgctttcctttccctcagagacgtgttgagtgagaagttggtgcagctgaggtcagaggtttttgtctgctttctcctctaggattttgaaggctttctttaggtgtttcatccattttgagtttatttttgtgtatggtgtaagaaagaggtccaggttcattcttctgtgtgtcactgtccagttttcccagcaccacttgctgaagagactgtctttattctattggatattcttcctgctttgtcaaagattagttggccatacatttgtgggtccatctctgggttctctgttctattccattgatctgagtgtctgtttttgtgtcaatgccatactgtcttgatgattacagctttgtaatatgtcttggtgtctgggattgtgatgccttcagcttttgttttctttttcatgaatactttggctatttggggtcttttgtggttccatacaacttttaggattgtttgttctagctctgtgaagaatgctggtgttattttgacagtgattgctttgaatatatagattgctttgggtagtagtgacattaaacaaaatttgttcttccaattgaggagcatggaatatttttccattttttggtgttttcaatttatttcaaagctttctatagtttttggtttatagatttttcacctctttggttagatttattcctaggtattttatggtttttggttcaATTGTCAATGgggtcaattccttgatttctctttctgttgcttcattgtggtgtgtaggaatgcaactgatttctgtgcattgattttacatcctatgactttgctaaattcatggatccactctagcagtttttttttttttttttttggtgggatcttttgggttttccatagagtatcatgtcatctgtgaagagtgcaAGTCTGAATTCCTccttgcctatttggatgccttttattcctttgtgttgtctgactgctgaggctaggatttccaatactatgttgaataacagtggtgagagagggcatccctgtcgtgttcctgaccttacagggaaagctctcagtttttgatgaagatattagcggtgggtctttcatatatggctttatgatcttgagatacCCTTCTAaccatactttcttgagggtttttatcaagaaaagatgctgtattttgtccaatgctttctctgcatctattgagaggatcatgtggttcttgtcctttcttttattaatgtgatgtatcacattgattattttgtggatattgaaccctgcatcccaggcataaatcccacttagtcattgtgaataattcttttaatgtattgttggatccggttggctagtaaCTTAAGGATTCTTGCatccatcagggaaattggtctgtagttgtcctttttagtggggtctctgtccggctttggaatcaaggtaattctggcctcgTAAAATGAGTTTCCTTCCAtgtctattttttgaaacagctccaaaataataggtgttaacttttctttaaatgtttggtagaattcccctggaaagctatctggccctggactcttgtttgttgggagatttttgattattgattcgaTTGCTTTACTGGTATGGGTCTGTtccacttttctatttctttttgtttcagttttggtagtttatatgtttccaggaatttgtccctttcttccagatttctaatttttttggtgtataatttctcataatattctcctattattgtttgtgtttctgcagtgttggttgcaatttctcttctttccttcttgattttatttatttgggtccttccctttttctttgtggtcaaactggctagaggtttatcaattctgttaattctttcaaagaaccaacttctggtttcattgatccattctaccatttgttgttttttttaatagcattgatttctgctctaatctttattatgtcctgtcttctactggtttggcgttttatttgctgttctttttccagcttttaagatgtaaggttaggttgtgtatttgaaatctttcttccttctatagGAAGGCCCAGATTGCTATATATTTACCTCTTATGACCAACTTTGTTGTGTCCCCTAGGTTTTGGGCTGTCATTTCCATTGGGAAGTCATTtccattgacttccatgtactttttaatttcctctttaacttcttggttagtcattcattctttagtaggatgttctttagtctccaagtattttatctttctaaattttttcttgtggtttgatTTCGAGTTTAATGGCGttttggtctgaaaatatgcatggcatgatctcgatcttttagtacttgttgagggcttatttgcgtcccagtatgtgatctattgtggagaatgtttcatgtgcactcgagaagaatgtgtattctgctttaggatgaaatattctgaatatatctgtgaagtccatctggcccagtgtgtcattcaaacccattatttccttgttgtttagatgatctgtccagtgctataagtggggtgttgagacccctactgttatggtattattgTCAGTGAGTTTATGGTTTTGATTAAGTGATTTATATGTTTTGGTGTGTcatgtttggagcataaatgtttacaattgttagatcttcttggtggatagaccccttaattatgatataatgcccttcctcatctcttgttatagcctttcttttaaaatctagattctttgacaaaagtatggctactctggctttgttTGGAAATCATTATCATgaaagatggttctccatccccttactttcaatctgtaagtgtctttaggtctaaaacgggtatcttataaacagcataaagatgggtcttattttcttatcaattctgttatcctatgtcttttgcttGGAGTGTTCAGTccactgatgtttagagtgagtccTGAacgatatgaatttattgccattatgttaccTGTAGGTTTTGAGTTTTTGGTGgtcttctctggtcctttgtattctttgttgcttttggtctttttatttattttttattaaaaaatttttaaatgtttttatttatttttgagacagagagacacagagcatgagcaggggaggggcagagagagagggagacacagaatctgaagcaggctccagactctgaagtgtcagcagagagcccgacgtggggcttgaactcacggaccgcgagatcgtgacctgagccgaagttggatgtccaaccaactgagccacccaggcgcccctctttttatttttatttttcatcttttctcccctcatagagtcacccttaaaatttcttgcagggctggatTAGTGGTCAttaactccttttatttttatttgtttgagaaacttttttttaaaaatctcttcttgtattttgaatgacagcctgcctggataaagaattcttggttgtacatttttctgattcagtacattgaatatatcctgccgcTTCTTTCTGGCATGCTTAGAGtgtgtggataggtctgctgcaaacctaatCTGTCTTCACTTGTAGTTTAAGGACTCCTTTTCCCTTTATGCTTCATGATTTTTTGCTAGCcttagtattttgtgaatttgactatgatatgcctttttgatggttggtttttgttgaatctaatgggagtcctctgtgcttcctggattttgaggtctgttctttccccaggttagcaaagttttctactatgatttgttcacataaaccttctacacccttttctctctcttcatctcctgggacccctatgattcagatattattccttttttaatgagtcactgagttctctaattttatattgtgctcttttgccttagtgtgcctctttttttcctgcttcatttttctccataagtttgtcttctctCTCATTGATTCGCTcctctgtttcatccatccttgccgctgtggcACCCACTTGAAAATGCAGctagttatagcattttttatttcattctgactagcttttacttttaTCTCTGCGGAAAGGGATTCTAATACATTTTCAaccctagctagtattcttactattgtgattctaaattctggttcagacatcttgcttgtatcttttTTGATTAAGTCATTGGTTgtcattttctcttgttctttcttttggggtgaattccttttatcattttgaagaaagaaagggaaagaaaacagtaaaaaaaaaagaaattaaaaacacaaaaaaatcaaaggagggatcctaggtgtgtttggtcTGGTTGTCGAAGGAaacttgatagattagagaaaaaagggacagatagaaaagaaaaaagagaaaaagaaaagttttgaaaatttgaaaaatgaatgcaataaaatagaataaaatgaaatgatagtagatagaattttaaaaagttacaataaTGTAAAAACTATAgtagaaaaattatagaaaaatcttttttattaaaatggaaaataaaaataattttttctcattctgtattcaagaatgagaaaagaaaaagaaaaaaatatatagatggacctgtgaagagaatgaaatattattgaaattatcTCTGGTTTCCCCTAGAGGTCAAACTATGAAGAGGTTCATAGTCTGAATAAAACTGCAGGTGGGTTGACTTGTTTTGTTCCTCAAGAGCgcagttggcccagttgggtggggcttagtgtaaaggctccattctccactagatggcattgtttagcttactggggtggaattttgtggtgcttgtaggcatgtatgcacatgcacgGGAGGGGtgaaatggcgtcacccagctatccaatctctagtatcagaactctgtgctctccctgaccagcagtcaagcacccctcctttgtttcaggcttctgtctctccctgcttctgcacTATTCGTGATCAAACCATAGGGCTGACACACGGcatctccctcctgagttttatctcagatgcggctgtgattcccaacccctcacttctgagtgACTGAGGCTTTTACCCACTTAAATCCTGTAGAAGAGGGtttcaccgagcaatggccatgTGTGGCCTGCCCCCAGGAATGTTCacaggaccatgctgctgctaATGCCCGGAGATTGTGACTGGGTgtcagcccgccccagaaaaagttcacgtcATTGTGTAGCAGTAGTGTTTCAGGGTTTATAATAAATCACAATACATCTGGCACCAGgattcacccttaacaaccttgttccagcacaaGCGAATGTGgatgttctctggggtctgctgggaccttttcCTGTGGGGTGACTGCACAGCCTCTACCcagtgtcctcccagcaggggaactgcctctccccatgtgacCTGAAAACCCCTGGACTCCACCCTCCTCCTGgcgatttgcccttcccaccagagtacTGCCAGGTATTaagctgtggagtttcagtctctgcgctccccctgtttatagagtcttactggaatttaaaccctctactttctcctttctccctttttaggtcattccctgcagctgtttccacttttccactttctctccagttgctttgggtggggggtgcttttcccgtattctccccctagtctgtgtcctctctccacaagcaaaaacagctccttgccctctatggcttctctctcccccagttcacctctctgtgctgcgtACCTGCCAAgatctgtggttcaggttgtgcagattgtgtGTGAATCCTcatatcagttttctaggtgtggaagatggtttagtgttgatctggctgcatgtTAGGGATGAGAGatgccaaaaaatgaaaacaaaaacaaaaaccttccatgctgttccaccatggGTGTGAACTCTTTTTTAAGTGTCTTGTAGAAAtaccctgggaagccatctggcccaggactcttgtttgttgggtgATTTTTGATAACCAGTTCAATTTATTTACTGATTATGGGTcccttcaaattttctattttttcctgtttgagttttggtgtTGTatgagtttctagaaatttgtccatttcttccagactgcGTAGTTTATTGGCATCTAAATTTTCTTAGTGTTCTCTTATGATTGCTTGTTCTGCTgtgctggttgtgatctctcctcttttattcgtGATTTTAtcaatttgtgttcttttttttctttttgaaaagttgactaggggtttatcaattttattcttttaatgaagCAACATTTAGTTTCACTTatctgttatatttctttttgtgtgatgTATATCACTTATTTATGCtcaaatctttattgtttccctttTTCGGCTGACTCTAGacttgctgctccttttctagctcctttagatgtaatgttaggttgtgtcTTTGGggcctttcttgcttcttgatataggcctgaattgcaatatactttcctcttaggactgcctttgagGTATCctaagggtttggactgttgtgttttcattttcatttgctaccatgtatttttttaatttcttctttaatttcccaagtaacctattcattctttagtgggatgttgtttaacctccatgtatttaagggcttgtttccaattttttacttGTGgttgatctcaagattcatggtactgtattcttaaaaaatgcatagtatgatcttgatctttttgtacctattgagggctgatttgtgacccagtatgtgatctatccatgtgcccttgagaagaattgtattctgttgctttaggatgaaatgttctgaatatatatgtcaatatatattgacatatatatatatatatatatatatatatatatatatatatatacacatacatgctcAATAGGTCATTCAAAggcattgtttctttgttggttatcTGCTTAGATATTCTGTCCATTGATTTAAGTGTGGTATTAAGGTCCCTACTTTTTTGTAtaattatcaatgagtttctttatgtttgtgattaattgatttatatatttaggtgtacCAAGTTggagacataaatatttataattgtcagATCTTCTTGCTGGATGGTCCCCTTAATTGTGATctaatgcccttcatctcttgttacagttgttttaaaatcttgtttgttttaggctcctgggtggcccagttgattgggcatctgacttcagctggggtcatgatcttacagtctgtgggtttgaacctcacattgggctttgtgctgatagctcaaagcctggagcctgcttcaatttctgtgtgtctctctttctgtcccacccctctgcttgtgctccctctctctcaaaaattaatatagaaacattaaaaaaaaataaggtctgTTTTTTTCTGATACAGATATGGCTACTCcaaatttctttttgtccttagcATGATGGAtcgttctccatcccctcactttcaatctgcagatgtcctTAGggctaaagtgagtctcttgtaggcagcatatagatgcatgttgtttttgttttttcatccattcaaccCTGTCTctaattggagtatttagtccatttacatgcaGAGTGATTATAGAAAgttatgaatttagtgccattgtgttacctgtacaGCTGGGATTCAATATTTGAAGATTTAAAGGACCTTGCACTGCACGGACACACTTCTCTACCTTGGAGTAGAGACTGTCCACACTATATGAATTCCTTTCTCCCTGAAAAACTGTCCCACACCTGTGCATGGCATGGAATATTTGGGGGTACTACTGCTAAATGCAGCAAAGGTTATTTTCCTCCAAGGTgagcctctgtccccttctgaTGAAAGACCTTTTACTGGCACTTGCAGAGCCTTTTGTCCTTGGTGAGGCAATATACCCTCTTTCCAAGCACTCCAGGAAGAGGACTACTCTTTTCCGGTTCACCCCAGAGATTGCTACACCACACTATGCACTATGAGCCAGtttccttctccccaggagcAGACGCCACAACTGCGCTCCTGAGAAAGTCACCCACTTCCAAAATCTCAGAATTTGAAATCCACATACTGCAAAAAAAGAACTGGGACACCCAGTACTTCTCACTCCCCAGTGCGTATCCAGAGAGGTTTTCTTCTAGTATGAACTAAATGCAACACTTTCTCAacccctctcactttctctcccctttgtctCCCCACAGAAtgggttccctcccctccaaagCACTGCTGTTTTTTCTCCCTCAGTTTATTTCCATGCAGCTCATACCTTTCACGCTGTGGAATTACACTGTGATTCAACATAAATATGCATTATGGAATTTCCTACCATGATTATTGCAGTTACTATATGTCACCATATGaagttattataatattgttGACTGTATTCCTTCTACTGTACTTTaaatctctgtgacttattttctcTATAATTGGGAGTGTGTATCCCTTAATCCCCTTCTCCTATtgcacccatccacccacctccctgccctctggcaaacaccagtttgttctctttgtttatgtgtatgtctgtctgtttgtttgtttgtttttctttattttgtgttttcagattccacacataagtgaaagatatggtatttctctttctctgactgacttatttcatttggcattatACCCTGAAGGTgtatccacattgtcacaaatgccagcatttcctctttttctcacaagtgaaaaatattctataatatacCTAAATCTATGTCTGTCTCTACCTAGGGCAGATAATTTGACCCTTTAGTGTGAAGTTCTTTAGATCAAAAGCAAACATACTTGAGGAACTGTACCCGAAAAGCCCCATCTATACCTTGACCCAATGTAGATGAAAAGACAGATTCTGACTGATGTTGTAATGGGAagagattttaggattatttggggggagggtaaGTATGTGGGGACAATGTTAATTATTAGAAGTCAGAGTTGGGACTATGGTGGATTAAGAATATCTGCaaaatctttcttgttttttccagTTAAAGGTGGGGATTTCCTCTTCCTGATTTGTTAGGCCTGTGACTATTTTGTCCAAGAGAGAATGGTAGAGGTGATGTCAATACTGGTTCTTGAGTTTGTTGAAGAGATGACTGGCAGCTTTTGCTGTGGTCTGTTGGCCCCCACGTAGAGTGTCAAGCCTGAGGCCTCCGTGCTGCAAAAGCACAGAACAGCCACATGGAGAGAGTGGACCAAGGGAGACCCAGACAGAGACTTTGCCAGCTCTCAGCTCTTCCACGTGAAGATGCTCACGTCAGCTCAGCCACGGCACAAGCATAATCGAGGAGAACCAGCCCTTCCCTGCTGTGTTCTTGCCAATTCCTGAGCCTCAGAAGCATGCAACTTCCTGGTATAGGTGTCTTCAGCTTCTGTGTTTGGGGATGCTAGTGTGTTAGGCAGCAGTAGCCAACCAGATAATGACGTGTTCTTCTCTGGTTCACGGCCTGCATGGAGCTTGGATTTTGTAAACAATTCTGATCAACAGAAATGATGGGCTGGAGACAGTTCAGGGTAGAAATGTCTTCTCCacagacacattttattttttttttataaacaaaagtaGAATTGGGGGACCAAAAACAGTGGATGAGATCAAACCACAGTGTTTGTGTTCACAAAAGTGGATGCAGAGAATTTGAACAGTCAGTCCCTGATCTCATAAAGGCCGGTCACAGTCTTTATCTGCATCTCTATAGGGTCATAAATGCTTCTCCCACCATCCCCCAGGCCCAGTGGCCGCTCCCAGGACTTAGAAAGTAGGGAACATAGTGCCTCCCAACATTAACTCCAGAAATGCCTCAGCAATTATGACTTAGTGTCTTTTGCTATGTATTGGCTTGGTGACAAGTAAGGAAAACACAACATTTTGATGAATTCTGAACGTTTCCCCAGTATTACATCATACGGCATTATTTATAATCTGtgaaaaaatcatagaaataggaaaagaaaatagaaaaataggtaGGGTTTTGAAACTCATCCTTTGTTGTGACTAAGattgtggtaaaaataaaattactaattaGCTAGAGAGGgattctgagtttttttttctagtctgttCCCACACTCAGAAATATTTAAGAGCATTCCTTTATCATTTGTCCAGTTGACTTAAAAACATCTCTGGAGATAGAGGTTCCAAGACTCATAGAAAAACCATTGGCTAATTTATCCATGTTTATCAGTGCTTAAATCATTTGTTTTAACCACTTACTTGCCTCCTGCTTGGAGAGATACATACTGATTAAAAATTCCCTTAATTCTTTTGTAAATTACCATTGCTCATCCTATTAACTGTGGTTCAAATTCAATACCTCAAAATACAACAGGATAAGAATTTTATTCCTCACCTTAAAATACATTAACTTAGAAGAACTAAACAGATAAACAGCTCTAAGTAGTAGTCATGTACCCAATATATGGGTAATGTAGACGTATTTCTATCCTTGATTTTATTAGGGAATTCATAAGAATACATAAATCAGTTTTAGAAGTGACATCCTGAAAACAAATTGAACATGAGGATTCTATGGCTGGTGTCCCATGGTTTCATGTTTCCATTACGCTACCTAGGCATGCTTTATTTAACATAATCAGGCTagattttcccattattttttctttggacaGCTCGACCTATTATACATACTGTACATGATCTGAGAAGCAGTCTAACCTCACACACCAACTTCATCATCGCCTATTGCTTCCTGTCTTAGAAGTGTGCTCTAGATGTGTTCAGGTCACCCCTCCTTGTGAAGACACTACTCAAGGCAGCCTTCACGTCCTTATTCCTCAGTGTATAGATCAGTGGGTTCAGCATAGGAGTGACCACACTGTACATGATGGCAGCGACCTGGTCCTGGTCCATGGAGCTGCCTGAGACTGGGCGGATGTAAATGAAGATAACAGGAGCATAGAAAAGAATGACCACCATGAAGTGAGAGGCACACGTGGACAGTGCTTTGCGGAGCACACTACAGGAGTGGGTCttggagaaaagagagatgattATGGAGAAGTAGGAGAGAAGTGTTAGGAAGAAGGGGCCCATGGCAATGGTCCCGGTAACCGTGTTGAGAAGCCACTGGTTGAGCTCCGTGTTCTCACAGGCCAACTCCAGCAAAGGCTTGACATCACAGAAGAAGTGATGGATCTGATGAGAACCACAGAAGTTCAAGTGAGAGGTCATCATGGAGTGCAACAGGGCATGGAAAAAACCAATGGTCCAGACCGTGACAGCCATCCGGGTACAGAGCTGGTAATTCATGATGACAGAGTAATGCAGTGGCCTGCAGATGGCCACAAAGCGGTCAAAGGCCATCACGGCCAACAGCATGGCCTCCGTGCTGCCCAGGAAGTGGAAGAAGTGAAGCTGGCTTATGCATCCCAAGAAGGAAATTGCCTTGTGTGTAGAGAAGAAGTTCTCCAGCATCTTTGGCAGTGTCACCGTGGAGTAGCAGATATCTAGACACGAGAGATTTCccaggaagaaatacatgggtAAATGGAGTCTTGGATCAGAGACGACAACCAGGAGGACTGCTCCATTGCCAACCACACTGACCACGTAAATTGCAAGGAAAACCACGAAGAGATAAGGCTGCAGTGCTTGGATGTCTGTGACTCCCAGGAGGAGAAATGCAGTGACTGAGGTTTGATTCAGCATCGCTTAAGAGAAAGGATGAATTACTCTATGGAGCGTACCTCTGTTGAGAATCAGAGACTTTGTAGTTGAGGATTTTCCTGTCTACACAATGGGTACTTTGAGGGAGGGCATTGTTGTTTTACACAGTTCCCACATCAGACCTTTTATAGGATTTGCCTCATTAGACTATTAGATATTATGGTGAACTGTTGGTTTTGGGCCATTGGTccaccattttttccccttatttgaTTGTCATTAATATGTTTCTTTCTCCCAGAGACTCAGAGCACATAGCCAACCTACCATCTTCACTGGCTGTGCACATCTACCTTCTGAGAAAACTTGAATGGGTGTCCAGACTGCTACCTCCAGACCTTGTAAGAAAGCCCCTGAAGGGTTTTAACTAAGGAATA
Encoded proteins:
- the LOC115514855 gene encoding olfactory receptor 12D2-like; translated protein: MLNQTSVTAFLLLGVTDIQALQPYLFVVFLAIYVVSVVGNGAVLLVVVSDPRLHLPMYFFLGNLSCLDICYSTVTLPKMLENFFSTHKAISFLGCISQLHFFHFLGSTEAMLLAVMAFDRFVAICRPLHYSVIMNYQLCTRMAVTVWTIGFFHALLHSMMTSHLNFCGSHQIHHFFCDVKPLLELACENTELNQWLLNTVTGTIAMGPFFLTLLSYFSIIISLFSKTHSCSVLRKALSTCASHFMVVILFYAPVIFIYIRPVSGSSMDQDQVAAIMYSVVTPMLNPLIYTLRNKDVKAALSSVFTRRGDLNTSRAHF